Below is a window of Candidatus Poribacteria bacterium DNA.
CAAACGGATAATGTTGTGTGGGTTGCCCCTGGTAGAGGTACTGGGGAATGGACAACGGGACGGTAGGGGCAAGTTCGGGCAGTAAACGCATCTCACGTACCAAGTCATGCGCTGCGACCTGATGTTTAGGGAAGCGAAAAACTATCTGCTGGTTGACAAGAAACGTCCGATTCGCCCAACCTTCATGGAGCCGCTCCCATGTTTCAATTGGCAACTGCGGGAAGTTTTCAGTAACCGCTGCGTGGTAGTTTTTCTCAGTCAGTTCGAGCATATTCCTCCATTATCAGTGCCAAGTCAATAACTTTTCCTTTACCACACATACAAATGGGGTTCTCTTTCCCGAATTAACGCCTTCACCTGCGTCGATTCGATTTGCAGTGCCACTTCTTCGCTGCCCATGTAATTGCGCCATTCTGTATCGGGAAGTAAATCCATTTTGTAAAGGATTTCCCGAATTGATTGACAGATGGTGTAGATGATCTCGCTGCGCGTTTCATCATTGTTTGCGGATTCGAGTTTCTTGAGAGACGGTTCTATCATGTCTATCCATTTCGGGAGGCTTTGTGCCTGCCAGTGTAGCCATTTCCAGTATACTGGAAAGCGTTTATTGAGCAGACACAGAAGTCGTAGCGTGCCTTCGACAAAAGTACCCTGACCGATGAGCAAACCTATACTGTCACCGCGTTTCGCCAGACGGTAGCACGAATTGTAGTCGCCATTGTGCCAAAGTCCCCATAAATCACTCGCGATCTTCCACTTCCAGATATCTGCCGGGTAGTATGTCTTTTGGAAAGCGGAGATGCGTTCGCTAAGGGCATTAGAAGGGTCGTAGAGAACAAAACCAGACGACGCATAGCAGAGGTCGTTGTCATCAGCGGCAGCCCATTCCTCGATCGTCACCGGTGGATGCGCAGATTCGTGGAAATCACGATAGACTGCATCGATGGTGCTGATTCGTATTGTCTTCGGTTGCAATGTGGCTGTCTCAATTCCTAAAAACGTATCTGGAATAGCCGCCTCCAGTGCCTGAGAAATGGAAGAGCCATACGCTGCAATATCCTGTTCCGACAGCAGAAGTTGACACTTGCTGGGTCCCCAGTCATGATCGCGGGACAGTTCGTCATCGGCACCCAGAACGTCAGATCCTAATCCGATGACTCCAGCACTGAGGCGGGGAAGGACCTCCGGGAAGCGTTCTTTTAAGACAGGTAGAAAGACTTCATGAAATAAAACTTTACAGTATACGTGTCCTTTCAGCGGTAATACATAGTTTTCAGGATTGAATTGTGAAAAGTCTTGTGCCTTCATCAGCCACCCCTTAGATAATGCGACGATTTTATTCAACCGAGCGCATTCACCACAGCGTCACCGACCTGTGAGGTCGTGGATTGACCCCCAAGATCCGATGGGAGGGTCTTGCCGTCCTCGACCACCTTTAGGACAGCGGTATCTATCGTTTCTGCTGCTTCCGCCTCACCCATAAAACGCAACATCATCGAACCAGAGATGATTGCCGCCAGCGGATTCGATATGCCCATCCCCATGATGTCGGGGGCACTCCCGTGAACAGGCTCGAACATCGACGGGAATCGACGTTGCGGGTCAATATTGCCACTCGGTGCCAACCCCATACTTCCGGTGATAATCGCGCCGATGTCCGTGAGGATATCCCCAAACAGGTTGCTGGCGACGACGACATCAAAGTCCTCAGGTCTCCGCACGAAATCCATACACGCTGCGTCCACGAGCAACGATTCCGTCTCTATATCCGGATACTTTGCAGCCACCCGATCAAAGGCTGTATCCCATACAATCATGCCGTAGCCTTGGGCATTCGACTTGGTGATTGAAGTGACTTTGCGTTTTTTATCTCGTGCCCGAGCTTGCTCAAAGGCATAAGTGATAATCCGCTCGCAGCCATGGCGCGTAAATATGCCAACCTGCACGCCGATCTCTTCGGGGAACCCTTGGTACTGAAACCCACCGACGTTGGCATACTCCCCTTCTGTGTTCTCTCTTATGACGACGAGATCAATTTCCCAAGCCTCCTTGTCCTTGAGCGGCGTGTTGATGCCCGGATAGAGGACACTCGGTCGTTCACAGACGTACTGATCGAATCTACGTCGGATAGGCAGCAAAAGTCCATTGAGCGTAACGTGGTCTTGGATATCAGGGTGTCCGACTGCGCCAAGGTAAATCTGGTCAAACGCTGCCAAGGTATCAAGCGCATCTGCTGGCATCATCTGTCCATGCTTGAAATAGTAGTCTGAACCCCACGGGAACTCCACAAAGTCCCATTT
It encodes the following:
- a CDS encoding DUF4037 domain-containing protein; this translates as MNKIVALSKGWLMKAQDFSQFNPENYVLPLKGHVYCKVLFHEVFLPVLKERFPEVLPRLSAGVIGLGSDVLGADDELSRDHDWGPSKCQLLLSEQDIAAYGSSISQALEAAIPDTFLGIETATLQPKTIRISTIDAVYRDFHESAHPPVTIEEWAAADDNDLCYASSGFVLYDPSNALSERISAFQKTYYPADIWKWKIASDLWGLWHNGDYNSCYRLAKRGDSIGLLIGQGTFVEGTLRLLCLLNKRFPVYWKWLHWQAQSLPKWIDMIEPSLKKLESANNDETRSEIIYTICQSIREILYKMDLLPDTEWRNYMGSEEVALQIESTQVKALIREREPHLYVW
- a CDS encoding 3-isopropylmalate dehydrogenase: MAEYKIAVIRGDGIGIEVMEESLKVLNAIADRYDIKWDFVEFPWGSDYYFKHGQMMPADALDTLAAFDQIYLGAVGHPDIQDHVTLNGLLLPIRRRFDQYVCERPSVLYPGINTPLKDKEAWEIDLVVIRENTEGEYANVGGFQYQGFPEEIGVQVGIFTRHGCERIITYAFEQARARDKKRKVTSITKSNAQGYGMIVWDTAFDRVAAKYPDIETESLLVDAACMDFVRRPEDFDVVVASNLFGDILTDIGAIITGSMGLAPSGNIDPQRRFPSMFEPVHGSAPDIMGMGISNPLAAIISGSMMLRFMGEAEAAETIDTAVLKVVEDGKTLPSDLGGQSTTSQVGDAVVNALG